A genomic region of Erpetoichthys calabaricus chromosome 1 unlocalized genomic scaffold, fErpCal1.3 SUPER_1_unloc_11, whole genome shotgun sequence contains the following coding sequences:
- the LOC127526332 gene encoding gastrula zinc finger protein XlCGF57.1-like produces the protein MEVKQDTCDVDTNIMEKTVNIKEDDWEWESIYPKQESLSIKEENSELQPVSIKEEPEEKSVSIETHNRTNLDSVKEDNRHDGCEDGVVTRLDSSHSRHCSSPEPSINVKSESLQSELKRAEETTSVRVQKNKRPSSKKSGKRKKNHCNVECGREFSNRSALQKHTRVHTGEKPYCCNECGKQFSHKGNLQTHTRVHTGEKPYCCNECGKQFAEIGHLQKHTRVHTGEKQYWCNECGKQFSETSSHRRHTRVHTGEKPYCCNECGKQFSKMNSLQKHKRVHTGEKPYCCNECGKQFSERGNLQKHTRVHTGEKTYCCNECGKQFSLKGNLQKHMRVHTGEKPYCCNECGKQFSETSSLRRHTRVHTGEKPYCCNECGKPFSERGHLQKHTRVHTGEKPYWCNECGKQFSQMNRLQKHKRVHTREKPYCCNECGKQFSEIGNLQKHTRVHTREKPYCCNECDKQFSQMNSLQKHKRVHTGEKPYCCNECGKQFSQKGHLQIHTRVHNRIKTVALQKSVQKNKNPSGLKSEVQSCPEK, from the exons atggaagtgaaacaggacacatGTGATGTGGACACAAATATCATGgagaaaactgtaaatattaaggAGGACGACTGGGAGTGGGAGTCCATCTACCCAAAACAGGAAAGTCTGAGCATTAAGGAGGAGAACAGTGAACTGCAGCCAGTGAGCATTAAAGAAGAACCTGAAGAGAAGTCTGTCAGTATTGAGACACATAACCGTACAAATCTGGACAGTGTAAAAGAAGACAACCGTCATGATGGGTGTGAAGATGGAGTGGTGACCAGGTTAGACTCTTCTCATAGCAGACACTGTTCATCTCCAGAGCCTTCTATCAATGTGAAGTCTGAGTCATTACAGTCTGAACTAAAGAGGGCTGAGGAAACTACATCTGTTAGAGTTCAGAAAAATAAGCGACCATCTTCAAAGAagtctggaaaaa gaaagaaaaatcactgcaatgtggaatgtggcagagaattctctaacaggagtgctcttcagaaacacacgagagttcacaccggagagaagccatattgctgtaatgaatgtggtaaacagttttcacataaaggCAATCTTCAGacacacacgagagttcacaccggagagaagccatattgctgtaatgaatgtggtaaacagtttgcAGAGATAGGCCATCTACagaaacacacgagagttcacactggagagaaacaaTATTggtgtaatgaatgtggcaaacagttttcagagACGAGCAGTCATCGGagacacacaagagttcacaccggagagaagccatattgctgtaatgaatgtggtaaacagttctcAAAGATGAACAGTCTACAGAAACACAaaagagttcacaccggagagaagccatattgctgtaatgaatgtggtaaacagttttcagagagaggcaatcttcagaaacacacgagagttcacactggagagaagacatattgctgtaatgaatgtggtaaacagttttcactaaaaggcaatcttcagaaacacatgagagttcacactggagagaagccatattgctgtaatgaatgtggtaaacagttttcagagaCGAGCAGTCTTCGGagacacacaagagttcacaccggagagaagccatattgctgtaatgaatgtggtaaaccgTTTTCAGAGAGAGGCCatcttcagaaacacacgagagttcacactggtgagaagccatattggtgtaatgaatgtggtaaacagttctcACAGATGAACAGACTACAGAAACACAAAAGAGTTCACAccagagagaagccatattgctgcaatgaatgtggtaaacagttttcagagataggcaatcttcagaaacacacgagagttcacaccagagagaagccatattgctgtaatgaatgcgATAAACAGTTCTCACAGATGAACAGTCTACAGAAACACAaaagagttcacaccggagagaagccatattgctgtaatgaatgtggtaaacagttttcacaaaaaggtcatcttcagatacacacgagagttcacaacagaataaaaacagta